The following proteins come from a genomic window of Iamia sp. SCSIO 61187:
- a CDS encoding response regulator transcription factor: MSVIDDYDVIVQGVASILSAHPDLVQVVDASSEGGPHQRVDVALLDCFALPDHGAEMIKLAAVHPNVGRVAVYTWATDPELVDAALGFGASGYLSKGLTGRQLAEALVAVHEGEKVVLTGDHGPRSHRARAVGGATRQWPGQEVGLTERESEVLALITQGKRTADIAAALYLSVNSIKTHTRNVFRKIGVSTRTEAALWGVDHGFRPDRSSAGAWSADTDG; the protein is encoded by the coding sequence GTGAGCGTCATCGACGACTACGACGTCATCGTCCAGGGCGTCGCCTCCATCCTGTCCGCCCACCCGGACCTGGTGCAGGTGGTCGACGCGTCGTCCGAGGGCGGGCCCCACCAGCGGGTCGACGTCGCCCTGCTCGACTGCTTCGCCCTCCCCGACCACGGGGCCGAGATGATCAAGCTGGCCGCCGTCCACCCCAACGTGGGCAGGGTCGCCGTCTACACCTGGGCCACCGATCCCGAGCTCGTCGACGCCGCCCTCGGCTTCGGCGCCTCCGGGTACCTGAGCAAGGGGCTCACCGGGCGCCAGCTGGCCGAGGCCCTCGTCGCCGTGCACGAGGGCGAGAAGGTCGTGCTCACCGGTGACCACGGCCCGCGGAGCCACCGTGCTCGCGCCGTCGGCGGGGCGACCCGGCAGTGGCCGGGCCAGGAGGTCGGCCTGACCGAGCGCGAGAGCGAGGTCCTCGCCCTCATCACCCAGGGCAAGCGGACCGCCGACATCGCCGCCGCCCTCTACCTGAGCGTGAACTCGATCAAGACCCACACCCGCAACGTGTTCCGGAAGATCGGCGTGTCGACCCGGACCGAGGCCGCCCTCTGGGGCGTCGACCACGGCTTCCGCCCCGACCGGAGCAGCGCCGGCGCCTGGTCCGCCGACACCGACGGCTGA
- a CDS encoding dienelactone hydrolase family protein: MLAHRPDRRRLALLVAAALLLVGAGCSSDDGDDGEQGQGDEGPVTSAAAPADEGEAEPTVAELGERGPHGVGSLTMDLDGRRVVVWYPAADPEAGVEEPTDTFDITSLLSPDLQAQVPAEARVQYPVPAATGAEPAVDDGPFPLVLFSHGFAGFPEQSVDLTTHLASWGYVVAAPDHVERSLGGLLGTAAQGVPEATDPEVLGATLDLVTATEADTGSPLAGLVDLDRVAVTGHSAGAGATYRTAASDDRIDAFVAYSLGSGSEENPLGEPPTVPGMVMAGLDDETIPASATTEAYETLSAPRYLVEVAASGHLVFSDLCLIGAEQGGLVGIVEQIGLAIPENLLRLAEDGCGDDLLPVEEAFPAIDGLTVAFLRTHLDEEEGFAAALEDGAVDAGTDAEVVLTADP, encoded by the coding sequence GTGCTCGCCCACCGCCCCGACCGTCGTCGCCTCGCCCTGCTCGTCGCCGCAGCCCTGCTCCTCGTGGGCGCCGGGTGCTCGTCCGACGACGGCGACGACGGGGAGCAGGGCCAGGGTGACGAGGGTCCGGTCACCAGCGCCGCGGCGCCGGCCGACGAGGGCGAGGCCGAGCCCACCGTCGCCGAGCTGGGCGAGCGGGGGCCCCACGGGGTGGGGTCGCTCACCATGGACCTGGACGGGCGTCGCGTCGTCGTCTGGTACCCGGCTGCCGACCCCGAGGCCGGTGTCGAGGAGCCGACCGACACCTTCGACATCACCTCGCTGCTCTCCCCCGACCTCCAGGCCCAGGTCCCGGCCGAGGCGCGGGTCCAGTACCCGGTGCCGGCGGCGACCGGCGCCGAGCCCGCGGTCGACGACGGCCCGTTCCCGCTGGTCCTGTTCAGCCACGGCTTCGCCGGCTTCCCCGAGCAGTCGGTCGACCTGACGACCCACCTGGCCTCGTGGGGCTACGTCGTCGCCGCCCCCGACCACGTCGAGCGCTCGCTCGGCGGGCTGCTCGGCACCGCCGCCCAGGGGGTCCCGGAGGCGACCGATCCCGAGGTCCTCGGGGCCACCCTCGACCTGGTCACCGCGACCGAGGCCGACACCGGGTCGCCGCTCGCCGGGCTCGTCGACCTCGACCGGGTCGCCGTCACCGGTCACTCGGCCGGTGCCGGCGCCACCTACCGCACGGCCGCGAGCGACGACCGCATCGACGCCTTCGTCGCCTACTCCCTCGGGTCCGGCAGCGAGGAGAACCCGCTGGGTGAGCCGCCGACCGTGCCCGGGATGGTCATGGCCGGGCTCGACGACGAGACGATCCCGGCCTCCGCCACCACCGAGGCCTACGAGACCCTGTCCGCCCCCCGCTACCTGGTCGAGGTGGCCGCCTCGGGGCACCTCGTCTTCAGCGACCTCTGCCTCATCGGCGCCGAGCAGGGAGGGCTGGTGGGGATCGTCGAGCAGATCGGCCTGGCCATCCCCGAGAACCTGCTGCGCCTGGCCGAGGACGGCTGTGGCGACGACCTCCTGCCGGTGGAGGAGGCCTTCCCCGCCATCGACGGCCTGACCGTGGCCTTCCTGCGCACCCACCTCGACGAGGAGGAGGGCTTCGCCGCCGCCCTCGAGGACGGCGCCGTCGACGCCGGCACCGACGCCGAGGTCGTCCTCACCGCCGACCCCTAG
- a CDS encoding DNA-formamidopyrimidine glycosylase family protein, translating into MPEGDTIWRAATRLRPVLAGAELLRFDAPRLAGDRPRPGTTIEDVEAVGKHLLVHFAGGLSLDTHMRMTGSWHLYRTGERWRKGRHLLRCRLVVPGWEAVCFSAPVVRTYHRAGLDALGRADDPVAHLGPDLCAADVDLDEAVARMGTVPEPGTTVAEVLLDQRVAAGIGNVYKSEALFACGLDPFTPIEAVDIALRRRLLDVAARMLRRNLTTARRTTVAGPPGSVAVYGRQRQPCRRCGTPVRMAHHGAQARSTYWCPRCQPAARRA; encoded by the coding sequence GTGCCCGAGGGCGACACCATCTGGCGGGCCGCGACCCGGCTGCGCCCGGTCCTCGCCGGGGCCGAGCTGCTGCGCTTCGACGCCCCCCGCCTGGCCGGCGACCGGCCCCGCCCGGGGACGACCATCGAGGACGTCGAGGCGGTCGGCAAGCACCTGCTCGTCCACTTCGCCGGGGGCCTGTCGCTCGACACCCACATGCGGATGACCGGCTCGTGGCACCTCTACCGGACCGGCGAGCGGTGGCGGAAGGGCCGCCACCTCCTGCGGTGCCGGCTGGTGGTCCCCGGGTGGGAGGCGGTGTGCTTCAGCGCCCCCGTCGTGCGGACCTACCACCGGGCCGGGCTCGACGCCCTGGGCCGGGCCGACGACCCCGTGGCCCACCTGGGCCCCGACCTGTGCGCCGCCGACGTCGACCTCGACGAGGCCGTGGCCCGGATGGGCACCGTGCCGGAGCCGGGGACGACGGTGGCCGAGGTCCTCCTCGACCAGCGCGTCGCCGCCGGCATCGGCAACGTCTACAAGAGCGAGGCGCTGTTCGCCTGCGGGCTCGACCCCTTCACGCCGATCGAGGCGGTCGACATCGCCCTCCGGCGCCGGCTCCTCGACGTCGCGGCCCGCATGCTGCGCCGGAACCTGACCACGGCGCGCCGCACCACGGTGGCCGGGCCGCCGGGGAGCGTCGCCGTCTACGGGCGCCAGCGCCAGCCGTGCCGGCGCTGCGGGACCCCGGTGCGGATGGCCCACCACGGGGCCCAGGCCCGCTCGACCTACTGGTGCCCGCGGTGCCAGCCGGCCGCGAGGCGAGCGTGA
- a CDS encoding NAD(P)/FAD-dependent oxidoreductase — translation MNGRTNVVVVGAGFGGLAVARGLADAPVEVTLVDRNNFHTFQPLLYQVATSGLNPADVAYPVRGIFQRQRNVRFRRATVTGVDWEAGEVTVDSGDPLAFDHLVVAAGAEVNDFGIPGVAQHGFPLYVLPDAVHLRNHILGRFEAADADPAAVDDGALTFVVVGGGPTGVEVAGALVELIDKVLHRDFRGSRFDVRRAHVVLVEMLDDLLPPFRPGSRRYARSTLAARGVEVRTGTSVAEVTATRVRLGDGTEIPAHTLVWAAGVKAGALATALDVPTGRGGRITVAPDLRIAGHPEAFAIGDIAAITAGDGSLLPGVAQVAMQSGHHVATLIQRGVVGEGDAHAPFRYRDKGSMATIGRRSAVTELGGGIRLTGTPAWVAWLGLHLVYLMGFRNRVSVFVNWAWNYLTWDRGARLILGSGEGERGTTSTGSDPEA, via the coding sequence GTGAACGGACGCACAAACGTGGTGGTCGTCGGGGCCGGGTTCGGCGGGTTGGCCGTGGCCCGGGGCCTGGCCGACGCCCCCGTCGAGGTCACCCTCGTCGACCGCAACAACTTCCACACCTTCCAGCCGCTGCTGTACCAGGTGGCCACGTCGGGGCTGAACCCGGCCGACGTCGCCTACCCGGTCCGGGGCATCTTCCAGCGCCAGCGCAACGTGCGGTTCCGCCGGGCCACCGTCACCGGCGTCGACTGGGAGGCCGGTGAGGTCACCGTCGACTCCGGCGACCCCCTGGCCTTCGACCACCTGGTGGTGGCGGCGGGGGCGGAGGTCAACGACTTCGGCATCCCGGGCGTGGCCCAGCACGGGTTCCCGCTCTACGTCCTGCCCGACGCGGTCCACCTCCGGAACCACATCCTCGGTCGCTTCGAGGCGGCCGACGCCGACCCGGCCGCGGTCGACGACGGGGCCCTGACCTTCGTGGTGGTGGGCGGCGGGCCGACCGGCGTCGAGGTCGCCGGCGCCCTCGTCGAGCTGATCGACAAGGTCCTGCACCGCGACTTCCGCGGCAGCCGGTTCGACGTCCGCCGGGCCCACGTGGTGCTGGTCGAGATGCTCGACGACCTGCTCCCGCCGTTCCGGCCCGGCTCCCGTCGCTACGCCCGCTCGACCCTGGCGGCGCGGGGCGTCGAGGTGCGGACGGGGACCTCCGTGGCCGAGGTGACCGCCACCCGGGTGCGGCTCGGCGACGGCACCGAGATCCCGGCCCACACGCTCGTCTGGGCGGCCGGCGTGAAGGCCGGCGCCCTCGCCACCGCCCTCGACGTCCCGACCGGCCGCGGCGGGCGGATCACCGTCGCCCCCGACCTGCGCATCGCCGGCCACCCCGAGGCCTTCGCCATCGGCGACATCGCCGCCATCACCGCCGGCGACGGCTCGCTGCTCCCGGGGGTGGCCCAGGTCGCCATGCAGTCGGGGCACCACGTCGCCACCCTCATCCAGCGCGGCGTGGTGGGGGAGGGCGACGCCCACGCCCCGTTCCGCTACCGCGACAAGGGGTCCATGGCGACCATCGGGCGCCGCTCGGCCGTGACCGAGCTGGGCGGGGGCATCCGCCTGACCGGCACCCCGGCCTGGGTGGCCTGGCTCGGGCTCCACCTCGTGTACCTGATGGGCTTCCGCAACCGGGTCTCGGTGTTCGTCAACTGGGCGTGGAACTACCTGACCTGGGACCGCGGCGCCCGCCTCATCCTCGGCTCCGGCGAGGGCGAGCGGGGCACCACCTCCACGGGATCAGACCCAGAGGCCTGA
- a CDS encoding pyridoxamine 5'-phosphate oxidase family protein: protein MIDPTDVPAPVAAFLAERHLATLTTLRPDGSPHVVAVGFTWDAAAGLVRIITFAPSKKARNLWAAPGSRAAVSQVDGGRWLTLEGPATVTDDPERVAEAVRRYAERYRQPGERDDRVAIEIRVDRILGRA from the coding sequence GTGATCGATCCCACCGACGTGCCCGCCCCGGTCGCCGCCTTCCTCGCCGAGCGCCACCTGGCCACGCTGACCACGCTGCGACCCGACGGCTCCCCGCACGTCGTGGCCGTCGGGTTCACGTGGGACGCCGCCGCCGGCCTGGTGCGGATCATCACCTTCGCCCCCAGCAAGAAGGCGCGGAACCTGTGGGCCGCGCCCGGGTCCCGGGCCGCCGTCAGCCAGGTCGACGGGGGGCGCTGGCTCACCCTCGAGGGACCGGCCACCGTCACCGACGACCCCGAGCGGGTCGCCGAGGCCGTCCGCCGCTACGCCGAGCGCTACCGCCAGCCGGGCGAGCGCGACGACCGGGTCGCCATCGAGATCCGCGTCGACCGCATCCTCGGACGCGCCTGA
- a CDS encoding ABC transporter permease, whose amino-acid sequence MLKVALKNLAGHKLRTLFTAVAVALGVGFMAGTFVLTDTVSSSFDTIFTEAFAGLDAQVRGKTAFEADAFDGGEQRPDVDPALADRIREIDGVADAEPVVQSIGSVLKDDGKPLNQGGAPSFGANWTGNPAIDVFTLEEGRAPEGPTEAVVDTLTAEAGDLEVGDPFRVQTVRGPVDLELSGIVKYGESGNLGGASFVMMDTPAAIETFAFDGKIQGVAVIAEEGLTQQEVVERIRPELPEGTEVITATEAAQEAKDAIGSFVDTIRTFLTVFALIALAAGSFLIYNTFGIIIGQRVRELALLRALGSSRTQILTSVVVEAGVIGLIASIMGLVGGIALAFVLQSVLATVGFGEPGSAPVVGPRTIIVSVVVGVVVSVLCSVVPALRASRVAPIAALREAATDDTSRGRIRLVIGGLLVAGGVALLVTGSQGSGNGAIVQTGLGTVLVFAGTVVLGPYLVPPLTGVLGFPLRFLGVAGVLGRDNARRNPKRSSGTAAALMLSVTLITFIAVFAQSFGKSINASIDEHFKGDIEIITAGFGFPSLNRELVDSLAERDEVGAVTGVQRGTIEIDGDTRPVYGVRFSDVTDVYDLGEVEGDIGALSPEEIAIDRETADAGPWPVGTELPVTYPDGTAGTVTVGAIYEDGAIVAQNTDGHFLVSDQVIRDHFPGFGQLIQRVDITAADGVTVEELRDAATEESEQFAAAEVRDVGEIKEANNDQLAFSLRIFFALLGLALVIGALGVAITLALSVFERTREIGLLRAVGATRRQLASSITGESVIITLLGTILGLVIGIAGGTAIMLAQGDEFDTLRIYISPMFVVGVLVLALVIGVAASLIPGWRAARMDVLQAVTVE is encoded by the coding sequence ATGCTCAAGGTCGCGCTCAAGAACCTCGCGGGCCACAAGCTCCGCACCCTCTTCACCGCGGTGGCCGTCGCCCTCGGCGTCGGCTTCATGGCCGGCACCTTCGTGCTCACCGACACCGTGTCGTCGTCGTTCGACACCATCTTCACCGAGGCCTTCGCCGGCCTCGACGCCCAGGTCCGGGGGAAGACGGCGTTCGAGGCCGACGCCTTCGACGGCGGCGAGCAGCGGCCCGACGTCGACCCGGCGCTGGCCGACCGGATCCGGGAGATCGACGGCGTCGCCGACGCCGAGCCGGTGGTGCAGAGCATCGGCTCGGTGCTCAAGGACGACGGCAAGCCCCTGAACCAGGGCGGGGCGCCGTCGTTCGGGGCCAACTGGACGGGCAACCCGGCGATCGACGTGTTCACCCTCGAGGAGGGCCGCGCCCCGGAGGGGCCCACCGAGGCCGTCGTCGACACCCTGACGGCCGAGGCCGGCGACCTCGAGGTCGGCGACCCCTTCCGCGTCCAGACGGTCAGGGGACCGGTCGACCTCGAGCTGTCCGGCATCGTCAAGTACGGCGAGTCGGGCAACCTCGGCGGGGCCTCGTTCGTGATGATGGACACGCCGGCCGCCATCGAGACCTTCGCCTTCGACGGCAAGATCCAAGGCGTCGCCGTCATCGCCGAGGAGGGCCTGACCCAGCAGGAGGTCGTCGAGCGCATCCGGCCCGAGCTGCCCGAGGGCACCGAGGTCATCACCGCGACCGAGGCCGCCCAGGAGGCCAAGGACGCCATCGGGAGCTTCGTCGACACCATCCGGACGTTCCTGACCGTCTTCGCCCTGATCGCCCTGGCCGCCGGGTCGTTCCTCATCTACAACACCTTCGGCATCATCATCGGCCAGCGCGTCCGCGAGCTGGCGCTGCTCCGCGCCCTCGGCTCGTCCCGGACCCAGATCCTCACCTCGGTCGTGGTGGAGGCGGGCGTGATCGGCCTGATCGCCTCGATCATGGGTCTCGTCGGCGGCATCGCCCTGGCGTTCGTCCTCCAGTCCGTGCTGGCGACGGTCGGCTTCGGCGAGCCCGGCTCGGCGCCGGTCGTCGGCCCCCGGACGATCATCGTGTCGGTCGTCGTGGGCGTGGTCGTGTCGGTGCTGTGCAGCGTCGTGCCCGCCCTGCGGGCGTCCCGCGTCGCCCCGATCGCCGCCCTGCGCGAGGCGGCCACCGACGACACCTCCCGCGGCCGGATCCGCCTGGTCATCGGGGGCCTCCTGGTGGCCGGGGGCGTCGCCCTGCTGGTGACCGGGTCCCAGGGCAGCGGCAACGGTGCCATCGTCCAGACCGGCCTCGGGACCGTGCTCGTCTTCGCCGGCACCGTCGTGCTCGGCCCCTACCTCGTGCCGCCCCTCACCGGGGTCCTGGGCTTCCCCCTCCGCTTCCTCGGCGTGGCCGGCGTGCTCGGGCGCGACAACGCCCGCCGCAACCCGAAGCGGTCGTCGGGCACGGCGGCGGCCCTCATGCTCTCGGTCACGCTGATCACCTTCATCGCCGTGTTCGCCCAGTCGTTCGGCAAGTCGATCAACGCGTCGATCGACGAGCACTTCAAGGGCGACATCGAGATCATCACCGCCGGGTTCGGCTTCCCCAGCCTCAACCGCGAGCTCGTCGACTCCCTCGCCGAGCGCGACGAGGTCGGGGCCGTCACCGGCGTGCAGCGGGGCACCATCGAGATCGACGGGGACACCCGGCCGGTCTACGGCGTCCGCTTCTCCGACGTCACCGACGTCTACGACCTGGGCGAGGTCGAGGGCGACATCGGAGCCCTGTCGCCGGAGGAGATCGCCATCGACCGCGAGACCGCAGACGCCGGCCCGTGGCCGGTCGGGACCGAGCTGCCCGTCACCTACCCCGACGGCACCGCGGGCACGGTCACCGTCGGCGCCATCTACGAGGACGGCGCCATCGTCGCCCAGAACACCGACGGCCACTTCCTCGTGTCGGACCAGGTGATCCGCGACCACTTCCCGGGGTTCGGGCAGCTGATCCAGCGGGTCGACATCACCGCCGCCGACGGGGTGACGGTCGAGGAGCTGCGCGACGCCGCGACCGAGGAGTCGGAGCAGTTCGCCGCCGCCGAGGTCCGCGACGTCGGCGAGATCAAGGAGGCGAACAACGACCAGCTCGCGTTCTCGCTGCGCATCTTCTTCGCCCTCCTCGGGCTGGCCCTCGTGATCGGCGCCCTGGGCGTCGCCATCACCCTGGCGCTGTCGGTCTTCGAGCGGACGCGCGAGATCGGCCTCCTGCGGGCGGTGGGGGCGACCCGGCGGCAGCTGGCCAGCTCCATCACCGGCGAGTCCGTGATCATCACCCTGCTGGGCACGATCCTCGGCCTGGTCATCGGCATCGCCGGGGGGACGGCGATCATGCTGGCCCAGGGCGACGAGTTCGACACGCTGCGCATCTACATCTCGCCCATGTTCGTCGTCGGCGTCCTGGTGCTGGCCCTGGTGATCGGCGTGGCCGCCTCGCTCATCCCCGGCTGGCGGGCGGCGCGCATGGACGTCCTCCAGGCGGTGACGGTCGAGTGA
- a CDS encoding ABC transporter ATP-binding protein — MTDAAVTAAPTVVARAEKATKYYGFGDTAVCALAEVDVAIEGGRYTAIMGPSGSGKSTLMHCLAGLDTLTSGRVLIGDTDLSTLSDKELTLLRRERVGFIFQAFNLIPTLTARENITLPALLGGRETDSSWFDQVVGTVGLGDRLTHRPSELSGGQQQRVAVARALAQRPEIVFADEPTGNLDSRASTEILGFMQAAVRDTGQTIVMVTHEPSAAAYADRVLFLADGRIVDQMDGPTEASVLDKLKSLGG, encoded by the coding sequence ATGACCGATGCCGCTGTGACCGCCGCGCCCACGGTGGTGGCGCGGGCCGAGAAGGCGACCAAGTACTACGGCTTCGGCGACACCGCCGTCTGCGCCCTCGCCGAGGTCGACGTGGCCATCGAGGGCGGCCGCTACACCGCCATCATGGGGCCCTCCGGGTCGGGCAAGTCGACGCTCATGCACTGCCTGGCCGGCCTCGACACCCTCACCTCCGGGCGGGTCCTGATCGGCGACACCGACCTCTCGACCCTGTCGGACAAGGAGCTCACCCTCCTCCGCCGCGAGCGGGTCGGGTTCATCTTCCAGGCCTTCAACCTCATCCCGACGCTCACGGCGCGGGAGAACATCACCCTCCCCGCCCTCCTCGGCGGGCGCGAGACCGACAGCAGCTGGTTCGACCAGGTCGTCGGGACCGTCGGCCTGGGCGACCGCCTGACGCACCGGCCCAGCGAGCTCTCCGGAGGCCAGCAGCAGCGCGTCGCCGTGGCCCGGGCCCTGGCCCAGCGGCCCGAGATCGTCTTCGCCGACGAGCCCACCGGCAACCTCGACTCGCGGGCCAGCACCGAGATCCTCGGGTTCATGCAGGCCGCGGTGCGCGACACCGGGCAGACGATCGTCATGGTGACCCACGAGCCCTCGGCCGCCGCCTACGCCGACCGGGTGCTGTTCCTCGCCGACGGCCGCATCGTCGACCAGATGGACGGGCCGACCGAGGCGTCGGTCCTCGACAAGCTCAAGTCGCTGGGCGGCTGA